The following are encoded in a window of Simkaniaceae bacterium genomic DNA:
- a CDS encoding Zn-dependent oligopeptidase, whose protein sequence is MRLQKFSAVIVFCLGIQILSANSAKVSPIDTYRMKKQSDIYKILPTKKEQLEARIALAKANFRESIEQIANIENEDRTFENTILAYDKALGLLTIEKNICEVLSLVAMKEAVREAARQGYIEIDTTIGDVLSNASSLYDGILFLEKKEDKIPLERRYFVSQMHKELKHQGLGLSEKRREKVRLIRQELLNLSSMFEKNIQMDESHIWAYRQELYGLPLEFIQSLETKDQLYKLPCDYATYFSVMKFCKSSNIRKKYLSAFENRAYPQNENILEALIFKRDELAKELGYQSFAELDLSKQMVKTEANAHQFIDDLLKKCSLIADQEFGRFSKDLPDDIYLTDNMKMHSYDWSYVLNHYLKKHFQIDEIQVAEYFPLEHTIEQLIKIFESFFSLKITCEKDHLWDSDVTVLAVKSAKNNDLLGYCIFDLFYRPGKEAHPCCAEMIPSYQIDSGDHLVSLQVVISNLSQPSLSRPSLMTHRDVVTLFHEFGHALHGILGSTHLMTACGTHVQTDFVELPSQLLEEWMYDPEIIRMISSHYQTGKPISDEMLQNLIQSHSIGEGIFYLRQCYLAKLSLEFFKEGAIKNTNMIEHKLQEQIMRHFERPDDLHFHNAFGHLDQYGPKYYSYLWSKIYAVDIFNEMKKEGLLNPKTGERYIREILSKGGTEDPNIMLERYLNRKPSIEPFLARIKGAQ, encoded by the coding sequence AATTTTAGAGAATCTATCGAGCAGATCGCTAATATAGAAAATGAAGATCGGACATTTGAAAATACGATTTTAGCTTATGATAAAGCACTTGGATTGCTCACAATTGAAAAAAATATTTGCGAAGTCCTCTCTTTAGTGGCGATGAAAGAAGCTGTGCGAGAAGCAGCGCGCCAAGGGTATATCGAGATTGATACGACAATCGGCGATGTCTTATCAAATGCTTCTTCGCTGTATGATGGAATTTTATTTCTCGAGAAAAAAGAAGATAAAATCCCACTTGAGCGGCGTTATTTTGTGAGTCAAATGCATAAAGAACTCAAGCATCAAGGTCTTGGGTTATCTGAAAAGCGCAGAGAAAAAGTGCGTTTAATCCGTCAAGAACTGCTTAATTTATCATCGATGTTTGAAAAAAACATTCAGATGGATGAGAGCCATATTTGGGCATACCGGCAAGAATTATATGGATTGCCCCTTGAATTCATTCAATCATTAGAGACAAAAGATCAGTTGTATAAATTGCCGTGTGATTATGCCACCTATTTTAGTGTGATGAAGTTTTGTAAAAGTTCAAATATTCGAAAGAAGTATCTATCTGCTTTTGAAAATAGAGCTTATCCTCAGAATGAAAATATTTTAGAAGCTTTGATCTTTAAAAGAGATGAACTGGCTAAAGAACTGGGGTATCAAAGTTTTGCCGAACTTGATTTGAGTAAACAGATGGTCAAAACAGAGGCAAATGCCCATCAATTCATTGATGATCTTTTAAAAAAATGTTCTTTGATAGCCGATCAAGAATTTGGTCGATTTTCAAAAGATCTTCCCGATGACATTTATCTCACAGATAATATGAAAATGCATAGTTATGATTGGTCTTATGTTTTAAATCATTACCTCAAGAAGCATTTTCAAATTGATGAAATTCAAGTAGCCGAATACTTCCCCCTTGAACATACGATTGAGCAGCTCATTAAAATTTTTGAATCATTTTTTAGTTTAAAAATCACCTGCGAAAAAGATCATTTGTGGGATAGCGATGTCACTGTATTGGCAGTGAAATCTGCTAAAAACAACGATCTTCTTGGATATTGCATTTTTGATCTATTTTATCGGCCGGGAAAAGAAGCACATCCATGCTGTGCAGAGATGATTCCAAGCTATCAAATCGATTCGGGGGATCATCTTGTGAGTTTGCAAGTCGTCATTTCAAATTTATCTCAACCCTCCTTATCTCGCCCGTCTCTCATGACACATCGCGATGTGGTCACTCTTTTCCATGAGTTTGGACATGCACTCCATGGAATCTTAGGATCAACACATTTGATGACGGCATGCGGAACGCATGTTCAAACGGATTTTGTTGAGCTTCCCTCTCAATTACTAGAGGAGTGGATGTATGATCCTGAAATCATTAGGATGATCAGTTCACATTATCAAACCGGAAAGCCAATCAGTGATGAGATGCTCCAAAATCTCATCCAATCTCATTCTATCGGGGAGGGGATTTTTTATCTGAGACAATGCTATCTGGCTAAATTATCCTTGGAGTTTTTTAAAGAAGGGGCAATAAAAAATACAAATATGATTGAGCATAAATTGCAAGAGCAGATTATGCGTCATTTTGAGCGGCCGGATGATTTGCACTTTCATAATGCATTTGGACATCTTGATCAATATGGGCCTAAATACTATAGCTATCTTTGGTCTAAAATCTATGCAGTGGATATTTTTAATGAGATGAAAAAAGAGGGGCTTTTAAATCCAAAAACGGGTGAGCGGTATATACGCGAAATCCTAAGCAAAGGGGGAACGGAAGATCCCAATATCATGCTTGAGCGTTATCTGAATCGCAAGCCCAGCATTGAGCCTTTCCTTGCAAGGATAAAGGGGGCCCAATGA